DNA sequence from the Centroberyx gerrardi isolate f3 chromosome 22, fCenGer3.hap1.cur.20231027, whole genome shotgun sequence genome:
gtgcacacatacacacataatgagtaaaaatgtgttaaaatgacTTTCACTCACTTGTGCTCAGCACAGACTCCTGGACAGGTGGGGCAGGTTTCACAGGTCGGACCCTGGAACTTGGGGTTGGTGCACTTACAGATGCCGCACTCGCACTTCCCTCTGCCGTTACAGATCTGCTTGTTGCTGGCCAGGCAGGTGCTGGTGTCCAGCGAGCAGTCGCAGGCGCTCCCACTCCACATGGGGTCGCAGATACACACCCTGCACTCACAGCGTCCGTGtcctgggagaaaaaaacacatcaaacgAGGACGGCATGTTGCTTCCAGTTAGGCCGAAACAGAGACAACAAAGGCATCTGAATGAAAGATAATCTAATTTCATCGCAGCTTAATCTCAGACGTGGCGGCTCGTAATCTAATTGGCAAACTGGTTATTATACGCCATCTCAAACCATCACGATATTTCAGATACAAAAATGCTTCTGTGTTGTTATACCAGACATCAACCTCGACACGCTCACCTCCGCACAGCTTGTTCCCGGAGCGGTCGCAGTTGAAGTTGTCGCACTCGCAGTACTGCCCACTGTACCTCTCCTCGggattttctctcttcttgCACTCGCACGTGCCGCACACACAGTCTCCGTTGTTGCTGCAGATGTCGGTGCCGTTGCGGCAGGTGCGGTCCATGTCCTCCGTGGCCACCTCGTTGCTGCTGCACTCGCACTGTCTGCCCACGCGTCCTTCGTTACACctgggacagagggaaggacGGATGAGACTGCGCCACTGTGGATTTTGGGAACCGCTACGAGCATTACTGTGCCTTATCACTAAAATCATATCGTTTCTGAATaagaaaatcaataaatcaatcttATCAAGTGATTTTAGTGTTGAGTCTTTTCTTAAAACGAGTGAAAAAATGATAGGGTGGAATAATTTCCCTCGTTTCCACTGCAAATTTCTTGATACCAGTGGagtgatctgtcttattctgcCTTTTTTCAAGAAATGAACACTTtcaaaattcctgaaacaagtgaaactgcattggaaacaagtggaattatctcaccacGTTGCCAAGATTtcaagactgaatatgagactaaatggatttctaagatggacatttttgccgTAATTATACAATAACGTTTGCGAAAAATATTCCTAAACAGGACTTACTTGCAGGCTCCACATTCATACGTCCCATTGCCAAAGTGGCAGCGGTTGCTGTTCTTGATGCCATCCTTGTGACACTCGCACTCACAGATGAAGTTGAGTGTAATTTCCACCTCCTCTGTAAATCCCAGGGGTTTAATCTTAATGGTCTCAGACTTTCCCTGCTTGGGACAGCCCTTGGCCGTCACGCCGATGGTAAACGTCACCTAGGAACGAGGGGGAAAGCAAGCAAACCAAGCTCAGAGATCTGAAAGACTGGGTGAGGTTGTCAGATGCTTGTGAAAATCTCAAAACCAAATAGTTCTTAAACTCAGCAAGAGTTAATGTTGAAGTCAAATATGTGCTGACTCAACACAAGTCCAGTTTAACCCTAAAAGGCACAAATAGGGTCAAAATGTCCCTTTGCTATATTTTCtcaagaaaaatattttatcatttgATGTATTCTTCAAAATTGTTGTCTGTTACTTTTTCCCATATAAATTTTACATTTCTCTTTAgtacattttcagaaatgtgtttttgtattagTACTCCAGGCTTCCAAGAGCTGGGTCAAAATGACCCTCATTCATTGTAACACTATAAAACATTAGATATATGGGctagtgtctgtagtgtgtttgttttggactttgcatttctgagagagagacagtggaatAAATATTTAGTTTTGTCATTGACTTACattgttttttaatacattgATTCCTATGGCAAACATTTGCACCGCTAACattaaggctgtgtgtgtgaatgttgtcATTAGCTTTTTTACGAGACTGCAACAGTTCAGGGACTCTTTCTACAAAAGCATATTTACTTCTTATCATTGGACCAAGGCTTTTCAGGACTTTATTCATGAACTATACAAAAACCTTGCAACCTTTTGCCCTAGACTCCTTTCAAAATTGTATTCAGGTCCATGCAGAACACAGTTATAattaatgtatttaaaaaagaaaaaataatgttcagtgtacatacagtatatatggtgTAAAGAAGGGGCCTGGATAGTTAAATAAGCCTTTTTCATGAAGAATTCCATTCTTTTCAATAAGGGTCATTTTGACCCTGCTCATGGAAACTTGTAAGCCTGTGATGTCATGCATGGTAGGGTTAAATCagtgtatctgcaggtttcacaaaGCCAAATGTAAGACTTTGTAAGACCTTTTTGATCCTACCGggcattttaaaaaacaaaaaaccccaaaaaacaaagctggcaaaaacaCACTATTTCCGAATGACCATAGTTACTGAAAGtgctgaaactataaatgggcagcaTCAGGAAAAGGACCTCAGGAAATTCATTGTTAAGGGATATAATGTCCAATTGTATTTAGTAAAGCACGGAGGACATGCAGgtcaaagaaacctgtcattgcatggtgaaaaaagagattgtaatactttttaaggacccATGGATACAGAGTAAATCAATGGAATGGCGCTGTATGTTTTGACACCTGACAGCCTTAATGGTCCGAGAGATTCCCAAACTTTGACTTTGTGGGAGTGTAATTTCCATTTAATTCATattgtataaaaaaacaaagataaaatacaacaaaaagaaGATGTTTTTCAATTCCCACCTCATCTCCAATGGAGATGTTGGAGCACTTGCGCCCGCTTTCCCCCTCGCTGACCACTCCGTTCTTACAGAGCGATGTGTAAGCTATGGTCACTCCCTCTGGCAGCTTGCTGTTCTCCAAAATGACCTCCGATGAGAGAGACTGCCAAAAACAGAGAGATAACAACATGAGTGTTATTATATCCTCCGCTGGAATGTCAGCTGGTAGCTTTGTTTTGACAGTGTATAATACACAAAGGCTTAGCCGAGCATTAAATGTGAATAGGTGTTTTGAAATAGCTTTGACTGTTAAACTCCTTTCCAACACACTCAGAATGGTAAATGCTTTAATGTGGTTGATGTAGGTAAATAATACATTAATCATAGCTGTTGAAGGGAGTGCTTGAACAGCGCGTCCATAGTGTACTTACATTGTAGGCATCTATAATGAGGTTGATCACGTTGCTGGAGTTGGCAGACAGTGTGCCCACTGCAGacttcggtatcagatttttcAGCTCctaaagagagaagaaaggttCAGTGCAAACCTTTGTCAATCCTGTGATCTCTTGAACCCCAGTGAGCCACAGCAGGGATTAAAAATACTTTGCTCTTAACTTTTATAGACTGTTGTTCCAGCTGCGGTGCACAAATGCATAGCAGTGGAGTGGCAAAGCCCAAAAATGTACGATTCAAGCTGTTTCTAGCTTTGCGGCATTCTAGATTTAGACGTACAACATTGATTTAAAAACTACAATCATGAGATTGTTATATTGTTCTGAAACTACCATGTGTAGACATAACGAAGGGACTTTTATCAAACTCAGATATAGAATTGGCTtgaaaagcagcagcagagcagaaggAAGAGATCAGAGTTTCATGGCGATGCTACTAAACAAGGAGCAGATGCATCAGGCCAGGTGAATGCTCCAAAGTACCGGGCTTCATCCAGACACATCCATGCACACAGAGGGAATGAGGAGGAGTATGGCCAAAGAGGGAGGGACATAAACAAAGAAGTAAAACagagagcaagacactgaaaacaAGAGTAagaatgagagcgagagaggaactAACTTTGTACACAGGCTGGAACTCCTCTGTGACTGCAAAGATGGTCTGAATGTTGTTGTCGCTCAGCTTCTGAACCAGGTGGGCAATGGAGGGATAGTCCTTGAAGAGAAGACGGAGGAGACGAGTCAAATTTACACCTCAACAAGCACGAAtatagagatctacaacaaaaTCTCAGTTGAGGGAGGTAATCCGACGTCTCCACATATGGAAACCTTTCAAAAATAGGCCAAGCAATGTCGAGCTACTTACATAGTAGTGACTCATGGTGTATATATTGTTCTCCAGGTGACATTTTCCGTCATTGGGCAGTACGATGCCGCCCAGCTTGCCATCTCCGGCAAAGTGGAAGCCGGCGTCGGTGGAGAACACCAGCAGACGAGTCACGTTCCTCCAGCCAATCTGCTCctgagaaatgagaaagagagactccAACTACTGCCAAACCGTACAAAAAATAAACCCCATCTTGTCCGCTACCAACCATGTACCAACTCTGTAAAAACGAAGGGAGTATATGAGTAGTTGAGAATGTAACACATGCCCCTTTGATTATCATTGCACCCAAAAATCTCCCCGTAAACACCGAAGACTCATAAAATGCCTTTTCACACATCGCAACATTAACCTGTTTATTGGTGTTGTATCGCTGCAAGCAACTGCTGTAACTGTAGGAATATTACCTCGAATTGTGAACCTGAGTGTGTTTATTTCCCATAGGGTCATTCAACAGCGTTCTTCCTGCTTACCCCACACACAGCCACTTGCATGATGGCATCGAAGCCCCCCTCAGGAGAGTCCAGGTTTCCAGAGATGTGCTGCTGGCCCACCAAGGTGTTGAACTTCGATCCGTCGCTGGTCAGCTTCAGGACGTTCTTGTAGCTGAAAGGGCTGGTGCAGTTCTGGTCGCCCGTGCAAGGGTTCAGCAGCTTGGCTGGGGTGGTGCTGATGTATGGCATGACCGTCTTCTCCACAAAGGAGCCAAAGCCTTTGAAAACACAAAGGAGAGACAATATACAGGATAACTGCGGTTGGATTCAGAATTTAAGTTTCATTTACTTTAGCAAAGAGTCAACAAGTTATTTGAATGGAGACTTAACGAGGTGCTTGGCCAATCAGTGTTTACTCCTTTGGTTcggtttgtttgggcaggtgagaacaatgccattcgcacttgggtggcaccaaataatcACAGCGAGATGCCTGAAAATGGAGGTCTCAGAGAACTGTGGTACGGTTCGTTAGGACTGAGAACATAATCGTACCAaatacaggaaacaaccccaaaacatacAGTTTTATGGGtatgttggtggttgtttgacTGTTGTTCCATACGGTTTTATGGgaataaggagacggatgttgacatctgatagccagcagctcctcatgcttggaaaggctaaaatgaactgaaggcaaaccgcagtctggactgatgctcatattcagctatttcttcatgtgttcttacctggtatgaagaCCTGAGAACGTCAGTTACGGCAAAGCGttcagacaagtccatcatgcttagctaaagttacagggagtGGAATCGGATTTGCTTTGACTCCCCCTGCTCCCTGGCTGACAGGTTCCTAAAACTCTGTCCAGTTAAttagctacttgtgagtccatgtgattTTTGTTCACAAGCCCTGGTTCtcttgtaattgggcagcgtGAACTTAAGCGAACCAAatccaaaaatgcaacaaagtaagcTTTTCAACTATGgttgggaaaaaagaaaacactgtagGTGATTGCAAACTTAGATGAAAATCCTTACCTATCCTGAAGTCAGAGGTGATCTTGGACATCTCCAGCATCAGGCTGGTTCCCAGGTTCTTGACATTCTCCAGATCATCCTTCATGGAGTAGGACAGGTCCATCAAGTAGTACAGGTCAATGGGATAATCTTCTGCTCGTTTGAACTTCAAGTTGAAAGACTGGGGCTCGCCTATAAATGCAGATCACGGATTTACAGGATTTGATCTTCACATGCTAGAGAGCAAGAGTACACTACTGTGCCTCAGTACCGTACCCCACACTGTGCACGAGTTACTATACTTGTAAAGAGAACTTCTGTCATGTTATTGTGGTAAATATCTAATCCAAGAGAAGAAATCAAATGCAGAAAACTATGTAGTAAAGGTAAAATAAGAACTAAACGTAGCAATATTTTCAACCGTATCTTATCAAAATGTTCTATCATGACAATATTGCAGTCATATTTCTGTGGTGTTATTTCTCTGCTCCTCACCAGATCGGAGGGTGAGGCTGAGTTTCTGGGGCTGGATCTGCGTGATGTCCTCTGGCCTTAGCTTCTCCGCTCCCTTGTTGCGATTTGTCACCATTTTGTTCTTGAGGATCCTCTGTCCTCCACGTGGGTTCTCGATCATGGCCTCTGCACAGCCCCTCTTCCTCAGAGACTGCAGCTCGTCACAACGGGTCGACACGGTCTCGCCCTGTTTCAGGAAGTCCTGGCGGCGGCACAGAGTGAATTAATGCCAACCTCAAACTGGACAGACTGGACCTGATATGCCTAAGACTGAGTTGGATTTCCCTGCAACATCAATGGCTTTTACTCTTCCACATTATGCAACAACCAAAACTAGACGCTTAGCCAAACTATCACTATGTTTTcgttgtaatgtaatgtttaaGTGCAGGCCTACTCAATGCACCACAAATGGTATGATACTGCAATTCTCAGTAATGATTATAGCTGACTGCTTCGATCCACATACTGGGTCTGTGCACCAGCCACATTTGGCTCCAGCCTGGATGCACTCCCCACAGTACTTGGCATTGGCGTTGATGCACTCGTTCCCCTCTGGgtggaaaacaaagagagaagaggaggcacAGAGTCAGACAGAGCAGCGGCACAGCAAAGTCCCTGCAAAGTAAGCAGCCCGTTAAGCCCCCCGTGTTTACACATCAGTTCATCTGGAACATTGTGCGGCTCGATGGTAATTGGAGACAGAGACGGAATACTCCATCTTTTCCATTATGCGCTACGCTCCATAATGCTAAGGTGGAGCTCCACTTCTGGTTAATGACATCATTAGGCTCAAGAAGCCTGCCTCTCCTCTAGACACGGAGGTGGTCATCGTTCTGAATTGTACGCTTACGATGCGAGCCGACATCAATGCAATTACATCATGTTCTGCGCGGTCAGTGGGCAGAATACTGATGTTGTTGCTATATGTAAGCTGACCTTGTTTAACAAGGTGTAGGTAGGAGATGAGATCTGACAGGGAGATCTTACCTTTCTGAGCGCTGCCGTAACAAAAGACTCCTAACAACGTAGATATCAAGAGCAGCTTGAGGTCcatctgaaaacacacaaaaagagcCACTGTTGATTTGAAAAGCAATATGTCAGCTGTGAATATCTCTTTGTTAGCAATAATAGCCGGGACGCTTGGCGGCCTGAACGCTAGGATTCATAATATCCCGGACAAAAGGGTCCCGAGAGCTAGAGAGGGTCTCTAAGAGATGATGGATTGCATCTGTAAATGGCCTAGTTATAATTGGAGGTAATAAACTATCCAGTGGCAGGGGCTTTGCTATTCTCAGTCGGTCATAGGGCAACAGGGAGCTAATTCAATACGaccattctcacacacaaacacacacacatacaccaactTAGCCCTAGCTTGGAGTGCCGCCTCCATTTCCCTCCCACCCATCCTTCTTACTGTAAATAGCCTCGTCTCCCTAGAGTCGACCCCTCTCCAGTCATGTCTATTGAtcccctgtctgtgtgtaggcCCTTTGGTCAGCCATATCAATGAATCATCCCCTATTTGTAATGCAAAGCTCATGACTTTCTAATGACAAGGGGACTGAATGGCCTTTCTCTGGGCTAAACGGCCCATTAGTGAACAGCCTGCAACAAAGAGGACAGGGATGACTCGCTTGAGTTTGTAGTAATAGCTTTATTGTCAATAAATACTGTGCCTGACGCACTCAATCATGAGAACAGAGCAAAGGATACGGTCTGTACTTAGTTAAGGAATGGGTTTTTCAGTGATCCTCATTACCATTATAAATTCTACATTACTGCCACCGTCTCAAAAGATTTAGTTAGCGTTGACATGCTTTTGGGATCCTCACCACCTCTTATTAGCAGTTATAATAAATGAGCGCTGGCAAAGCTTCTACAGAGAGGCACCATACCAATGGCCTTATGTTGTATTATGGTGGCCTGGCCAGCAAGGGTTCACTTTGCGCCGAATCTAATTAACATGTGGAATGTACGACCAATTTCCTGCCTGACTACAAATCACCAACTCTGGGGAGTTCGAGTCATTTTAAAGAGAATCGCCACAGTAGCTAATGTCTACCACGCTGCATATTAAAGCATGTGGTTCAAATTAAGGCTAGATAGACGGCAATAAAGCCACTCAGTGAGGAACCCCCCGACTTAAAGACATAAACTGCATAAAACAGAACTAAAAAATGTTCCCTTTATAACCTTGCTAGACCATTGGCTGTTGCTGGCTATTCATAGTGGCTACATTAAAAGACGACATTCCCTTACACTGTGGTAAAGGAAGCTCTGACGTTCAGCATGCACGGTGTTGAGTGAAGCATTCCTGAGCGcctgtgtgttcgtgtgtgtgtgtgtgtgtgtgtgtgtccatttatATAGACACAGCGGGGTAGACAGCCTGTCTGCAGCCCCCCAGATTAGATCAGCTGGCTTGAACCTCTTCTCTACTGCTACacatgtgtgtgtccctgcatgAAATAAACACCACAATTACCCCAGCTCTGACACCTTCACAGTGCACTGTCTCTGTTGGACATGCTTAAGGCAATTAAGCCAGTGGTCTTAAGCTGGAAGATAAAGCTATAGCTCAAAATAGCTGTGAACACTTAAAACAGAGCAAAATGGTAAACTATTGAGCAAACTGCAATGGTTTTAGTTATTGTGAGAGGTTGTGCTGTGATTTCTTCTAATGTCGAAGTAGATGCATGCAGAATGAACAACTGATTTCACTGGACACTGTGAACACTGAGCTGAAAGGCAAGGAAAATATATTCACATTCCTCTTACAACAAAACCACAAACTCAGTTATTTCCTTAGCGTTCTTGCTGGGGTTTGGGCTTCAGCTCCAGCTCGGAGTTCCAGGGAATCATTCAAATGCAAACTACGTCTATAAAACGCCAGCGAGGTGTCAAGTTAGAAAAACAACCACGGCGTCTTCTATCCCATGAAGCTTAGCAGCTGCAGAGTGGAATGCTCTAAAAACTACAGTAAAATATAGAGCAGAGCGCCGAGAGCAGGCCAGGAAAGGGCAAGGAGCAGGagctaatgctgccttcaagtgctcctgaAAAGCTCAGAGTTCAGAGGCTGTACATAAAACTTGTCACGCATTTAAGGTGCTTTTGGTTGGAAATGGTAATAACATGGACCCTGTAACTAAAGTAGGTTTTTAGTGGCTGTTCTATTTTATAAATCTGGCAGCACAGAattactttgtgctgcagtggcagaACAAAGAGGAGGAAATGCACATCAGGCATGAAAATTATGCTTTAATCAATCTGTCGAACAAAACTTATACCATCAATTGTTGACACAGCTTCCATACTTACTGCCACCAGTTTTACCTCAAGATGCCCTAAACCTCACATTTCAGCAACCCAGGTATCACAAAAAATTCAGACTTTCCCAGttgaaaaaacaatatttccGACAGTAGTTGAAGGCAGCCTCAATCTGCACATCTTTATATGAAAGCCCCAGCAACCATGATGCTCAGATACCATATTTGGACAAGCATGACAATGCCAAGAATGTATATCATTGAAAACCACTAAGAATGATACACAGTCAGTTTGATTTATTGGGTTTGAAAAGTGCATGCCCCAATAAGCAAACATTCATAAACAGCTTGAATATTTTGGTCGTATATCTTGTGAGACATACGTGAATCACAGTGCTAatgcaagggagggagggatggggactATTAAGGGAATTTGGCAAAACAACCACAATGCTCAAAAGTATTTCTGCCCATGGGACAGAttgaaaataaaggaaaattccaGGCAGCATACTGACACCGAGACAGAGCAGCGCTGGTGTTTCTATACAGAAAACCACTTTATTTAGCGAGTATCACCTTGGTGAGAGAACCGACAATAACACACTCCCACTCTCTTCCCGTCACTCTCCCTGCActgattctctgtctctctgcctcactcacacatcaacacacacacaaaacacttgcATGTTATTCATCGACGCTTATCCACTTGTCACACACACCTGAGCTGTGACTAAGGACGGCCCGGTGTTTTATCGGCTCCTGCGAAGCTGTCCCAGCTGGCAGGAGAAGGTGATGCATGGCAGACACTGTGGTGCGTGACTAAAACGGGCTGAGGCTCTCAGGCATTCCTGAGGGACTGAGCGCTCCCGGACCAGGATAGTAAACTGGGACCGGGAACACTGTTACCGCACTTTGGGGAAACGTGAGCCATGACAACCATGATGCAGGGAGGCCGTATTTGGACCGGTTGTAACGCCCCGTTTCTCACAACCGCCCCTCCCTACCCCATTTTCTCATGATTATCTGTCCCGAAAAGGATACAATTACAATTCAAtatgtgatatggggttcacaattcgacacaaccacgatacaatgtaatgaataaaagttcaatgacaacaaagtgtgactgtgcagaattatgtttatttctgagccagaaatctttctagcaatggcattggcttgctagaatgtaaacaacaattttaaaatgtcattacaaagtgcaaataatttggatggagaaatgtgaaattgtgatgggcatttttctgccccacaatacgttttgtcacattttcgtattggtatatattgaaattcaatatatcgtcccaccTCTAGATAGGAA
Encoded proteins:
- the itgb1a gene encoding integrin beta-1a; the encoded protein is MDLKLLLISTLLGVFCYGSAQKEGNECINANAKYCGECIQAGAKCGWCTDPDFLKQGETVSTRCDELQSLRKRGCAEAMIENPRGGQRILKNKMVTNRNKGAEKLRPEDITQIQPQKLSLTLRSGEPQSFNLKFKRAEDYPIDLYYLMDLSYSMKDDLENVKNLGTSLMLEMSKITSDFRIGFGSFVEKTVMPYISTTPAKLLNPCTGDQNCTSPFSYKNVLKLTSDGSKFNTLVGQQHISGNLDSPEGGFDAIMQVAVCGEQIGWRNVTRLLVFSTDAGFHFAGDGKLGGIVLPNDGKCHLENNIYTMSHYYDYPSIAHLVQKLSDNNIQTIFAVTEEFQPVYKELKNLIPKSAVGTLSANSSNVINLIIDAYNSLSSEVILENSKLPEGVTIAYTSLCKNGVVSEGESGRKCSNISIGDEVTFTIGVTAKGCPKQGKSETIKIKPLGFTEEVEITLNFICECECHKDGIKNSNRCHFGNGTYECGACKCNEGRVGRQCECSSNEVATEDMDRTCRNGTDICSNNGDCVCGTCECKKRENPEERYSGQYCECDNFNCDRSGNKLCGGHGRCECRVCICDPMWSGSACDCSLDTSTCLASNKQICNGRGKCECGICKCTNPKFQGPTCETCPTCPGVCAEHKECVQCRTFGTGEKKDTCERDCSYFNLIKVKDREKLPQPNDATFPVMHCKERDANDCWFYYTYAVNNNTEKEVHVVDTLDCPAGPDIIPIVAGVVAGIVLIGLALLLIWKLLMIIHDRREFAKFEKEKMNAKWDTGENPIYKSAVTTVVNPKYEGK